The region GCCCGCGTCAACGGGTGCCCGCTCCTGACCGCGAACAGCAGCGGCTCCGGCCCCAGCGACTCGAACCACAGCCCCTCCATCGCGGCCGGGTCGTCCATGCGGCCCAAGACCAGATCGAAGACATCCGCCTTCAGGCTGTCGATCAACATGCGGTTCATATCGGAACGCACGGTCAGGCCAACATCTGGATAGCGCTGCCGGAACGCCTTCACCACATCGAATAACAAGGCCGGAACGATACTGGGCAATGCGCCGATGCGCACGCATGCGACGGCCCGCCCTGCCGTTCCTGTCACGCTTTCCGAGGCCGCATCGAGCCCTTCCATGATACGCAGTGCATGCCGAAGAAAGCGCATGCCGTCCGCGGTGAGCGAGGTGCCGGCGCGTTGGCGCGTCATCAGGCGGACACTCACCATATCCTCCAACTCCGTGAGCGTCTTGGATACCGCGGGTTGGGTCAGGCCCAACTGGGCACCCGCGCGGCCAAGGTGGCCCGTCTGCGCCACGATCACGAAGCATTGGAGATGACGGAGGCGCACGCGCGAGCGAAAGAATTCACCGGATTCGTCTCCAACCTGCCGCCCGTTTTTCATAATTAAATTTCATCTAATTGGCGCGAAAACTCAATTTACATGAATTATTAAGCCCCTCATAGTCACGCAGCGAACCGCAATCCAATAACAACCTACGGAGACATATGCGATGACGCGCCCGGCCCAATATCGCCGTCCTTACTGGGACACCCAGCCCAAATACCGTTTCGATCCCTATGGTTCGACCCACTTCCGCTCGCCCCAACAGCCGCTGATCGTCCTGCCGCAATCGCTGTCCGAGGTCACCGGACCGGGCGTGGACACCACCTTCGTGCAAAGCGGCGATAACGACCTGACCGTCGGACGCGGCGGTGATCCCATCGGCGAACGCATCCTGGTCAGCGGCCGGGTGCTCGACGAAAACGGCCGCCCGGTTCCGCACGCGCTGATCGAAATCTGGCAAGCCAACGCCGCCGGCCGCTACCTGCACAAACTCGACCAGCACGATGCACCGCTCGATCCGTACTTTTCCGGCGAAGGCCGCGTGGTGACGGACGACCAGGGCCGCTATCAATTCAAGACCATCAAGCCGGGCGCGTATCCCTGGCGCAATCACTACAACGGCTGGCGCCCGCAACACATTCACTTTTCCCTGTTCGGCCGCGCCTATGCGACGCGGCTGGTCACCCAGATGTATTTTCCGGGCGACCCCCTGCTGGCCTACGACCCGATCTTCA is a window of Bordetella sp. N DNA encoding:
- a CDS encoding LysR substrate-binding domain-containing protein, encoding MKNGRQVGDESGEFFRSRVRLRHLQCFVIVAQTGHLGRAGAQLGLTQPAVSKTLTELEDMVSVRLMTRQRAGTSLTADGMRFLRHALRIMEGLDAASESVTGTAGRAVACVRIGALPSIVPALLFDVVKAFRQRYPDVGLTVRSDMNRMLIDSLKADVFDLVLGRMDDPAAMEGLWFESLGPEPLLFAVRSGHPLTRASAGLTEALRWPLVIPAQGSIPRHSLESLLARHGLSLPQGCLETADAYLGSLLARTTDSIWAAPTSAIRRLANEGVLAILPIATQGTEEPIGLLRRADRALDMSAEAFAREVRAIAGTAREAGEGNA
- the pcaH gene encoding protocatechuate 3,4-dioxygenase subunit beta, which codes for MTRPAQYRRPYWDTQPKYRFDPYGSTHFRSPQQPLIVLPQSLSEVTGPGVDTTFVQSGDNDLTVGRGGDPIGERILVSGRVLDENGRPVPHALIEIWQANAAGRYLHKLDQHDAPLDPYFSGEGRVVTDDQGRYQFKTIKPGAYPWRNHYNGWRPQHIHFSLFGRAYATRLVTQMYFPGDPLLAYDPIFNCVPDAKARDRLVASFDWETTRPDHALGYRFDIVLRGRDATPME